A stretch of Campylobacter gracilis DNA encodes these proteins:
- a CDS encoding c-type cytochrome encodes MRKTALVLALPLFFTPVLGFDVAKLNAKKAVPYEQKTQEFRLPVGIDENGVIDEAKLGDSPYAKTVIYGAKLINETTRYLGPQAKDEKMRFAGNNLSCSSCHTSGGVVPDQSPFVGIYARFPQYVARSDQLVTLQDRINGCFQRSMAGRAIPTNSKEMRAMIAYMHWLSAGYEVGAKVRGQGLPKAQFLDRAADPKKGREIYAAKCAACHGENGEGIKNEAFAQNGDYYTFPALWGDDSYNTGAGMYRLIEGARYVKATMPKGDASLSWEEAFDVTAYINSKPRKIKPDRKKDFPDLDVKQMDMDVGPYNDGFDENDHRFGPYKRMIKK; translated from the coding sequence ATGAGAAAAACTGCCCTTGTTTTAGCGCTTCCGCTATTTTTTACGCCCGTTTTAGGCTTTGATGTAGCCAAACTCAACGCCAAAAAAGCCGTGCCGTACGAGCAAAAGACGCAGGAATTTAGGCTGCCCGTAGGCATCGACGAAAACGGCGTCATAGACGAGGCGAAGCTCGGCGACTCGCCTTATGCAAAGACCGTCATCTACGGCGCGAAGCTCATCAACGAGACGACGAGGTATCTCGGACCGCAGGCAAAGGACGAAAAAATGCGCTTTGCGGGCAACAACCTATCCTGTTCGAGCTGCCATACGAGCGGCGGCGTCGTGCCCGATCAAAGCCCGTTTGTTGGTATCTACGCGAGATTTCCGCAGTATGTCGCGAGATCGGATCAGCTAGTCACGCTGCAAGACCGCATAAACGGCTGTTTTCAGCGCTCGATGGCGGGCAGAGCGATCCCTACGAACTCCAAAGAGATGCGCGCGATGATCGCCTACATGCACTGGCTCTCCGCAGGATATGAGGTCGGCGCAAAGGTAAGAGGCCAGGGGCTGCCGAAGGCGCAGTTTTTAGACCGCGCGGCGGATCCTAAAAAAGGCCGCGAAATTTACGCCGCAAAATGCGCCGCCTGCCATGGCGAAAACGGCGAAGGGATAAAAAACGAGGCGTTTGCTCAAAACGGCGATTACTACACATTCCCCGCGCTTTGGGGCGATGACAGCTACAATACGGGCGCCGGTATGTATAGGCTCATCGAAGGAGCAAGGTATGTCAAAGCCACTATGCCTAAAGGGGACGCCTCGCTAAGCTGGGAGGAAGCTTTCGACGTGACGGCGTATATAAACTCAAAACCGCGCAAGATCAAACCCGATAGGAAGAAAGATTTCCCCGATCTAGACGTCAAGCAGATGGATATGGACGTGGGGCCCTACAACGACGGATTTGACGAGAACGATCACCGCTTCGGCCCATACAAACGCATGATCAAAAAATAA
- the hisS gene encoding histidine--tRNA ligase, protein MIKALRGMNDILDEQARIYSQILNVCERVARNYGFCLIETPKLEQTALFRRSVGESSDIVGKEMYEFSDKSGDSVCLRPEGTAGVVRAFIEKKLDRSGGVHKFYYQGSMFRYERPQKGRLREFHQFGVECFGQSSVYEDASVILMLAQILRELNVAATLKINSLGDEECMPAYKTKLVNFLQEHKDRLCEDCQRRIDTNPIRVLDCKNESCQKILAAAPLITENLNDACAAEFTQLQKILTQNGQKFQIDAKLVRGLDYYCKTAFEFVSSELGAQSAVGGGGRYDRLVEFLGGRKTAGVGFAIGIERIAEILKTREAPQEREGIYIGALDEAFVSTAFSFALKLRKFCKTQISYEPRSLAKHLKAADGAEAKFCLCIGQDEFDRAEVWCKNLEDQSTFAIKFKEVEAFFKDRA, encoded by the coding sequence ATGATCAAAGCACTTCGCGGTATGAACGATATTTTGGACGAGCAGGCGCGCATCTACTCGCAAATTTTAAACGTGTGCGAGCGCGTGGCGCGCAATTACGGCTTTTGTCTCATCGAAACGCCTAAGCTCGAACAGACCGCGCTATTTCGCCGCAGCGTCGGCGAGAGCAGCGACATCGTCGGCAAAGAGATGTACGAGTTTAGCGACAAAAGCGGAGATAGCGTCTGTCTGCGCCCCGAAGGCACTGCGGGCGTCGTGCGCGCCTTTATCGAAAAAAAGCTAGACCGCAGCGGCGGCGTGCATAAATTTTATTATCAAGGCTCGATGTTTCGCTATGAGCGCCCGCAAAAGGGGCGTCTGCGCGAGTTTCATCAATTCGGCGTCGAGTGCTTCGGGCAAAGTAGTGTTTATGAGGACGCGAGCGTGATCTTGATGCTAGCTCAAATTTTACGCGAGCTGAATGTCGCCGCAACGCTTAAAATCAACTCTTTAGGCGATGAGGAGTGCATGCCTGCGTATAAAACCAAGCTCGTAAATTTCTTGCAAGAACACAAAGACAGGCTCTGCGAGGACTGCCAAAGGCGTATCGACACCAATCCGATCCGCGTGCTGGACTGCAAAAACGAAAGCTGCCAGAAAATTTTAGCCGCCGCGCCTCTTATAACGGAAAATTTAAATGACGCCTGCGCCGCGGAATTTACGCAGCTGCAAAAAATTTTAACCCAAAACGGACAAAAATTTCAGATCGATGCGAAGCTCGTGCGCGGGCTTGATTACTACTGCAAGACCGCCTTTGAGTTCGTCTCATCCGAGCTTGGCGCACAAAGTGCCGTAGGCGGCGGCGGACGCTATGACAGACTCGTGGAGTTTTTAGGCGGCAGAAAGACGGCGGGCGTGGGCTTTGCGATCGGTATCGAGCGAATAGCCGAAATTTTAAAAACGCGCGAAGCCCCTCAAGAGCGCGAGGGAATTTATATCGGCGCGCTGGATGAGGCATTCGTAAGCACGGCATTTTCGTTTGCATTAAAGCTGCGAAAGTTTTGTAAAACTCAAATTTCATACGAGCCCAGGAGTCTAGCCAAGCATTTAAAAGCAGCCGACGGGGCGGAGGCGAAATTTTGCCTTTGCATCGGGCAGGACGAGTTTGACCGCGCCGAGGTGTGGTGCAAAAATTTAGAGGATCAAAGCACCTTTGCGATCAAATTTAAAGAGGTCGAAGCATTTTTTAAGGATAGAGCATGA
- the cysE gene encoding serine O-acetyltransferase: MSFWQILKQDFIEPMRQDPACNSVFEIFFCYPGVWALINYRFAHFFYERGFKLVARAISGLSRIITAVDINPGARIGRGVFFDHATGLVIGETAIIGDNCLIYQGVTLGGVSLEHGKRHPTLQNGVVVGAGAKVLGNITIGENSKIGANSVVVKDVAPNCTAVGVPARILGGCESDPLAHNKIPDISQELIKYLIKRIEILEDCICSGRKDISAMDEDLNKFYEEYLKSLK; the protein is encoded by the coding sequence ATGAGTTTTTGGCAAATTTTAAAACAGGACTTCATCGAGCCGATGCGCCAGGACCCCGCATGCAATAGCGTATTTGAGATATTTTTCTGCTATCCCGGCGTCTGGGCGCTAATAAATTATCGCTTCGCGCATTTTTTCTACGAGCGAGGTTTTAAGCTTGTAGCTCGCGCAATCAGCGGGCTTAGCCGCATAATCACCGCCGTAGATATAAACCCGGGCGCGCGTATCGGCAGAGGAGTGTTTTTTGACCACGCTACGGGGCTTGTCATCGGAGAAACGGCGATCATCGGCGATAACTGTCTGATCTATCAGGGCGTCACTCTCGGCGGCGTGAGCTTAGAGCATGGCAAGCGCCATCCGACGCTGCAAAACGGCGTCGTAGTGGGCGCAGGAGCCAAAGTATTAGGCAACATCACTATCGGCGAAAATTCCAAAATAGGCGCAAATTCCGTAGTCGTAAAGGATGTCGCACCAAACTGCACCGCCGTGGGTGTGCCGGCTAGAATTTTAGGCGGCTGCGAGAGCGATCCTTTGGCGCATAATAAAATTCCAGATATCAGCCAGGAGCTTATCAAATATCTCATCAAACGTATCGAAATTTTGGAAGATTGCATCTGCAGTGGCAGAAAAGATATCTCCGCAATGGATGAGGATCTAAATAAATTCTACGAAGAGTATCTGAAATCATTAAAATAA
- a CDS encoding DUF3828 domain-containing protein produces MKKALFFIICAILSASGSDVNSAKNSANDARISLVKSLYIKDTYFGDHKNALSASFRSVLMQDEASAGEGEVGCLDYDPIIGGQDVCDDAKYDFELGQRDTVVVTQTCPYGAQTIIYKLVRSGGDYKIDDIYDQDPSSGRAFSVKNQILNCLNQSKEHQ; encoded by the coding sequence GTGAAAAAAGCTCTATTTTTTATAATTTGTGCGATTTTGTCGGCAAGCGGCAGCGATGTTAATAGCGCGAAAAATTCCGCGAACGACGCCAGAATAAGCCTAGTAAAAAGTCTATACATCAAGGATACCTATTTCGGCGATCACAAAAATGCCCTATCGGCTTCTTTCAGATCCGTGCTTATGCAGGATGAAGCATCTGCTGGCGAAGGCGAGGTAGGCTGCTTGGACTATGATCCGATAATCGGCGGTCAGGATGTCTGCGACGACGCGAAATATGATTTTGAGCTAGGGCAGCGCGATACCGTCGTAGTGACGCAGACCTGCCCCTACGGTGCGCAGACGATAATCTACAAACTCGTCCGTAGCGGAGGAGATTATAAAATCGACGATATCTACGACCAGGACCCAAGTAGCGGCAGGGCTTTTAGCGTCAAAAATCAAATTTTAAATTGTCTAAATCAATCCAAGGAGCATCAATGA
- the speA gene encoding biosynthetic arginine decarboxylase, translating into MSDYGLNIWGNSNFTIDGGKLCLNSDFKQPLVDIIKEIRADGVRGPILLRFPHLIKKQIVEIYSNFNRAIKEFGYKGKFHAVYPLKVNQFPGFVRNLVDIGEPYGYGLEAGSKPELLLAMAYNKYGAPITVNGFKDKELINIGFIAAEMGHNVTLTIEGLNELETIIETAKERFAPKPFIGLRIRLHNSGSGLWAKSGGINSKFGLTSTELIEAINLLKKNDLIEQFTMIHFHIGSQITEIHPLKKALIEAGNIYTELRKMGAKNLKSINLGGGLAIEYSQAKESSSRNYTLKEYANDVVFLLKSIAEDKKEAEPDIFIESGRYVAASHAVLVAPILELFTQEYAEEKLALKKDNPPVVAELYDLYKTLKPSNALEYLHDAMSHMESVLTLFDLGYVDLIDRSNGEILVHLIMRKAYGILGNKQEYSNFLNSLGNAQERYLVNFSIFQSLPDFWGIKQHFPIMPLERLDERATLSASIWDITCDSDGEIEFDNQKNPLFLHDFDPEKEEYFLGFFLVGAYQEVLGMSHNLFAHPTEATVILKDDGGFEIKDFIESQSVIDILEDMDYDVVDIRESLNERVEKSNLIGDKEKKHILGELYLFLNDNSYLKTIK; encoded by the coding sequence ATGAGCGATTACGGACTAAATATTTGGGGGAATTCCAACTTCACGATAGACGGCGGCAAACTATGCCTAAACTCCGATTTCAAGCAGCCTTTGGTGGATATAATAAAAGAGATCCGCGCAGACGGCGTACGAGGCCCGATACTACTTCGCTTCCCGCACCTCATCAAAAAGCAGATCGTCGAAATTTACTCAAATTTTAACCGCGCTATTAAGGAGTTTGGCTACAAGGGAAAATTCCACGCTGTCTATCCGCTTAAAGTAAATCAATTCCCGGGCTTCGTTAGAAATTTAGTCGATATCGGCGAGCCTTACGGATACGGGCTCGAGGCCGGCAGCAAGCCAGAACTGCTGCTAGCGATGGCGTATAACAAATACGGCGCGCCAATTACCGTAAACGGTTTTAAAGATAAGGAGCTTATAAATATCGGCTTCATCGCCGCAGAGATGGGGCATAACGTAACGCTTACGATCGAGGGACTAAACGAGCTTGAAACCATCATCGAAACGGCTAAGGAGCGGTTTGCGCCAAAGCCTTTCATCGGGCTACGCATCAGGCTGCATAACTCCGGAAGCGGACTGTGGGCGAAAAGCGGCGGGATAAATTCTAAATTCGGCCTTACCTCGACTGAGCTTATAGAGGCGATAAACTTACTGAAGAAAAACGACCTCATCGAGCAGTTTACGATGATTCATTTTCATATCGGCTCGCAGATTACCGAGATCCACCCGCTCAAAAAGGCTCTCATCGAAGCGGGCAATATCTACACCGAGCTTCGCAAAATGGGTGCGAAAAATTTAAAATCCATAAATTTAGGCGGAGGTCTTGCTATCGAATACTCCCAAGCCAAAGAAAGCTCCAGCCGCAACTATACGCTAAAAGAATACGCCAACGACGTGGTTTTTTTGCTAAAATCGATCGCAGAGGATAAAAAAGAGGCCGAGCCTGATATTTTTATCGAGAGCGGCAGATACGTAGCCGCCAGCCACGCTGTGCTAGTAGCGCCGATTTTGGAGCTTTTTACCCAAGAATACGCCGAAGAAAAGCTCGCCCTAAAAAAGGATAATCCGCCGGTAGTCGCCGAGCTATACGATCTGTATAAAACTCTAAAGCCGTCCAACGCGCTAGAGTATCTGCACGACGCCATGTCGCATATGGAGAGCGTACTTACCCTTTTTGATCTGGGCTACGTCGATCTGATCGACCGCTCAAACGGCGAAATTTTAGTTCATCTAATAATGCGAAAGGCGTATGGAATTTTAGGCAACAAGCAAGAATACAGCAATTTCTTAAACTCCCTAGGCAACGCCCAAGAGCGCTATTTGGTAAATTTTTCGATCTTCCAAAGTCTGCCCGATTTTTGGGGCATCAAGCAGCACTTCCCGATCATGCCGCTAGAGAGGCTGGATGAGCGCGCCACGCTATCGGCGTCGATCTGGGATATTACTTGCGATAGCGACGGCGAGATAGAATTCGACAATCAAAAAAATCCGCTCTTTCTGCACGATTTCGATCCTGAAAAAGAGGAGTATTTTTTGGGCTTTTTCCTTGTCGGAGCCTATCAGGAGGTGCTTGGCATGAGCCACAACCTCTTTGCACACCCAACAGAGGCGACCGTGATTTTAAAGGATGACGGCGGCTTTGAGATCAAGGATTTTATCGAATCTCAATCGGTCATCGACATCTTGGAGGATATGGACTACGACGTAGTAGATATCCGCGAAAGCCTAAACGAGCGCGTCGAAAAATCAAATCTTATCGGAGATAAAGAGAAAAAGCATATCCTGGGCGAGCTATATCTGTTTTTAAACGACAATAGCTACTTAAAGACTATCAAATGA
- a CDS encoding pyridoxal phosphate-dependent aminotransferase, translating to MKLTLSSRVSKLGESLTIAISTKAKQMKAQGQDVVILSAGEPDFDTAEVAKKAVIEAMAKGCGKYTPVAGTPEILNLIAQKLKRDNGLNYRPDQIITNVGAKHSLFNAFSCILNEGDEVIIPAPYWVTYPDIVKFCGSKPVIVDTKAENRYKITASQLKAAITPRTKALCLFNPSNPAGAVYSRQELQELAEVLKGTDILVIADEIYEKIVFGKSFIAAASISEDMFGRTVTINGLSKCGAMPGWRFGYTACAIDELNKAMISLQSQSVSNVASIVQAGAMPVLRGEADDYIEEMRREYERRRDFGTDAIGAIPGLSVVKPDGAFYFFIDCSQVEPDSMKFCMQLLDKGLVATVPGSGFGMDGHFRVSFACSMENLKRGFERIEKFVKNYHI from the coding sequence ATGAAATTAACACTTTCAAGTCGCGTAAGCAAGCTCGGCGAAAGCCTAACGATCGCAATCAGCACTAAAGCCAAACAGATGAAAGCTCAGGGGCAAGACGTCGTAATCCTAAGTGCGGGCGAGCCTGATTTCGATACCGCAGAGGTCGCCAAAAAGGCTGTCATAGAGGCTATGGCTAAAGGCTGCGGAAAATATACGCCGGTTGCCGGCACGCCTGAAATTTTAAATTTAATCGCGCAAAAGCTAAAGCGCGACAACGGCCTAAACTACAGGCCCGATCAGATCATCACCAACGTAGGCGCCAAACACTCGCTATTTAATGCTTTTAGCTGCATCTTAAACGAAGGCGATGAGGTTATAATACCGGCGCCTTATTGGGTCACCTACCCAGACATCGTAAAATTCTGCGGCAGCAAGCCCGTCATCGTAGACACCAAGGCGGAAAACCGATACAAAATCACCGCCTCACAGCTCAAAGCCGCGATCACGCCGCGCACGAAGGCGCTGTGTCTTTTCAACCCGAGCAACCCCGCAGGCGCCGTATATTCGCGCCAGGAGCTACAAGAGCTTGCGGAAGTGCTAAAAGGCACGGATATTTTAGTAATTGCCGATGAAATTTACGAAAAAATCGTCTTCGGCAAGAGCTTCATAGCCGCAGCAAGCATCAGCGAGGATATGTTCGGGCGCACCGTGACGATCAACGGGCTAAGCAAATGCGGCGCGATGCCCGGCTGGCGCTTCGGCTACACCGCCTGTGCGATCGATGAGCTAAATAAGGCGATGATCAGCCTGCAAAGCCAAAGCGTCAGCAACGTAGCTAGCATCGTCCAGGCAGGCGCGATGCCGGTATTGCGCGGCGAGGCGGATGATTATATCGAGGAGATGAGGCGCGAATACGAGCGCAGGCGCGATTTTGGTACGGACGCGATAGGCGCGATCCCAGGGCTTAGTGTCGTAAAACCAGATGGCGCATTTTATTTCTTCATAGATTGCTCCCAGGTAGAACCTGATAGTATGAAATTCTGCATGCAACTGCTAGATAAAGGGCTCGTAGCCACGGTGCCAGGAAGCGGATTTGGCATGGATGGGCACTTCCGCGTAAGCTTTGCGTGCTCTATGGAAAATCTAAAACGCGGCTTTGAGCGCATAGAAAAATTCGTAAAAAATTACCACATATAG